One Nostoc sp. UHCC 0302 DNA window includes the following coding sequences:
- a CDS encoding transposase family protein, with the protein MPSNPLLHFITKVINLEDVKVINYHFLTDDEIVIEIENKLKVAKCPHCGNTSDKIHQNHWYRVRDIPLSDYQVLLKVNRRQLKCQKCQKVFSEELDFIKARRTYTKRLAMKVIKEVLETNVKSAAIRNRMTTSEVETVLK; encoded by the coding sequence ATGCCATCTAATCCCTTACTTCATTTCATTACTAAAGTTATTAATCTTGAAGATGTCAAGGTTATTAATTACCATTTTCTTACAGATGATGAAATAGTAATAGAAATTGAAAATAAGCTGAAAGTTGCTAAATGCCCTCACTGTGGAAATACCTCCGATAAAATCCATCAAAATCATTGGTATAGAGTCAGAGATATACCCCTAAGCGATTATCAAGTATTGTTAAAAGTAAATCGTCGTCAGTTGAAATGTCAAAAATGTCAGAAAGTATTCAGTGAAGAGTTAGATTTTATCAAAGCCAGAAGAACTTATACAAAAAGACTGGCGATGAAAGTAATTAAGGAAGTATTAGAAACTAATGTAAAAAGTGCAGCCATCAGAAATAGAATGACAACCTCTGAGGTGGAAACAGTATTAAAATAA